In one Spirosoma rigui genomic region, the following are encoded:
- a CDS encoding EamA family transporter, which produces MPAAPATTRLLIILAFGAIYLIWGSTFLAIAWAVETIPPFLMMGLRFSVAGLTIFVYGLQRSGKAMPTGQQWFWGAVAGILMILVDYGALSWAEQYVPSGVASVVMATTPIWLVLFDGRQRSQLLTSKTLAAGIGAGLVGVWLIYWSSRQAVSGVGVTGSRYVQGMAALLIASVSWAVGTLLYRDRNTEVNVPTRMGMQMLVGGSLLLVVSGLAGEWRTFSVGHVSTTSWLSLVYLITLGTLVAHTAYLWLLQVQPPALVGTYAYVNPVIALLLGWWLDDEPLTLVIGLATLIILGAVILIRRA; this is translated from the coding sequence ATGCCTGCAGCACCTGCCACCACCCGACTCCTCATTATTCTCGCCTTTGGGGCTATTTATCTCATTTGGGGGTCAACCTTCCTGGCCATTGCCTGGGCGGTAGAAACGATACCGCCTTTCCTGATGATGGGCCTCCGGTTCTCGGTGGCGGGACTGACTATTTTTGTGTATGGCCTCCAGCGAAGTGGTAAGGCGATGCCTACGGGTCAGCAATGGTTCTGGGGCGCTGTCGCCGGAATCTTAATGATTCTGGTCGATTATGGGGCGCTCAGCTGGGCCGAGCAATACGTGCCATCGGGCGTCGCATCGGTTGTGATGGCGACTACACCCATCTGGCTGGTCCTGTTTGACGGCCGGCAGCGATCGCAGTTACTGACCAGTAAAACGCTGGCTGCGGGAATCGGGGCTGGATTAGTGGGCGTATGGCTTATCTACTGGAGCAGTCGTCAGGCGGTTTCAGGAGTGGGTGTTACCGGGTCGAGGTACGTCCAGGGAATGGCTGCTCTCCTGATCGCTTCGGTGAGCTGGGCGGTGGGTACACTGCTCTATCGGGATCGTAACACCGAGGTCAACGTACCAACCCGGATGGGGATGCAGATGCTGGTGGGCGGGAGTTTGCTGCTGGTAGTCAGCGGTCTGGCGGGGGAGTGGCGCACGTTTTCGGTGGGGCATGTTTCCACTACGTCCTGGCTTTCGCTGGTGTATCTCATCACGTTGGGTACCCTGGTTGCGCACACGGCCTATTTGTGGTTGTTACAAGTGCAACCCCCGGCGCTGGTTGGGACGTATGCCTATGTCAATCCGGTTATTGCGCTGCTACTGGGGTGGTGGCTGGACGACGAACCACTCACGCTCGTTATTGGTCTGGCTACGCTGATCATTCTAGGAGCTGTTATCCTGATCAGGCGCGCCTGA